One genomic window of Medicago truncatula cultivar Jemalong A17 chromosome 1, MtrunA17r5.0-ANR, whole genome shotgun sequence includes the following:
- the LOC25485762 gene encoding serine/threonine-protein kinase PBS1 isoform X2, whose translation MGCFSCFDSKEDEKLNPNQHQHQETHHHHHDHNNISRLPSSGPSGVEKLRSTSNGSSKRELQLQLQLPAALKDGPPGQIAAQTFTFRELAAATKNFRPQSFLGEGGFGRVYKGRLETTGQAVAVKQLDRNGLQGNREFLVEVLMLSLLHSPNLVSLIGYCADGDQRLLVYEFMPLGSLEDHLHDLPADKEPLDWNTRMKIAAGAAKGLEYLHDKANPPVIYRDFKSSNILLDEGYHPKLSDFGLAKLGPVGDKSHVSTRVMGTYGYCAPEYAMTGQLTVKSDVYSFGVVFLELITGRKAIDSTRPHGEQNLVTWARPLFNDRRKFSKLADPRLQGRYPMRGLYQALAVASMCIQEQAAARPLIGDVVTALSYLANQAHDTNNASIGNNKGTGDEKRNRDDKGGRILKNDEGGGSGRRWDLEGSEKDDSPRETARMLNRDLDRERAVAEAKMWGENLREKRRQSVQGSFDASNA comes from the exons ATGGGTTGTTTTTCGTGTTTCGATTCCAAGGAGGATGAGAAGTTGAATCCTAATCAGCATCAACATCAGGAaacccatcatcatcatcacgaTCATAATAATATTTCTAGATTGCCCTCTTCCGGACCCTCTG GAGTGGAGAAGCTGCGGTCAACAAGTAATGGATCTTCCAAAAGGGAATTGCAATTGCAATTGCAATTACCTGCTGCTCTCAAAGACGGACCACCTGGCCAAATTGCCGCTCAAACTTTTACTTTCCGTGAACTTGCCGCTGCTACCAAAAACTTCAGGCCTCAGTCCTTTTTAGGGGAAGGTGGTTTCGGAAGGGTCTACAAGGGACGCCTCGAAACCACGGGTCAG GCTGTTGCTGTTAAACAGTTGGACAGAAACGGTCTCCAGGGTAATCGGGAGTTCCTTGTCGAGGTTCTCATGCTCAGTCTTCTACACAGCCCTAACCTTGTCAGTCTCATTGGATACTGTGCCGATGGCGACCAACGCCTCCTAGTTTATGAATTTATGCCATTGGGATCGTTGGAAGACCATCTTCACG ATCTCCCTGCGGATAAGGAACCATTAGATTGGAACACTAGAATGAAAATAGCTGCTGGTGCCGCAAAAGGATTGGAATACCTACATGACAAGGCAAATCCTCCAGTAATTTACAGGGACTTCAAGTCATCTAATATATTACTTGATGAAGGTTATCATCCAAAGCTTTCTGACTTTGGTTTGGCTAAGCTTGGTCCTGTTGGGGACAAATCACATGTTTCCACTCGTGTCATGGGAACTTATGGTTACTGTGCTCCTGAATATGCTATGACTGGACAACTAACTGTAAAATCAGATGTATATAGTTTTGGTGTAGTCTTTTTGGAGCTAATTACTGGCCGTAAAGCCATTGACAGCACCCGCCCCCATGGAGAACAAAACCTTGTCACATGG GCACGGCCTTTGTTCAATGACCGTAGGAAGTTTTCAAAGTTGGCAGATCCACGGTTGCAGGGGCGGTATCCCATGCGAGGTCTTTACCAAGCTCTAGCTGTGGCATCAATGTGCATTCAAGAGCAGGCAGCTGCACGTCCTCTGATTGGGGATGTGGTGACAGCCCTCTCTTATCTTGCCAACCAGGCACATGATACCAACAATGCTAGTATTGGTAATAATAAGGGAACTGGTGATGAGAAAAGGAATAGAGATGATAAAGGTGgaagaatattaaaaaatgatgaagGTGGAGGATCTGGACGCAGATGGGATTTGGAAGGATCTGAGAAAGATGACTCCCCACGTGAAACTGCAAGGATGTTAAACAGGGATCTTGATAGAGAACGTGCTGTGGCTGAAGCCAAGATGTGGGGAGAGAACTTAAGAGAAAAAAGACGACAGAGTGTGCAGGGCAGTTTTGATGCTTCTAATGCCTAG
- the LOC25485762 gene encoding serine/threonine-protein kinase PBS1 isoform X1, whose amino-acid sequence MGCFSCFDSKEDEKLNPNQHQHQETHHHHHDHNNISRLPSSGPSGGVEKLRSTSNGSSKRELQLQLQLPAALKDGPPGQIAAQTFTFRELAAATKNFRPQSFLGEGGFGRVYKGRLETTGQAVAVKQLDRNGLQGNREFLVEVLMLSLLHSPNLVSLIGYCADGDQRLLVYEFMPLGSLEDHLHDLPADKEPLDWNTRMKIAAGAAKGLEYLHDKANPPVIYRDFKSSNILLDEGYHPKLSDFGLAKLGPVGDKSHVSTRVMGTYGYCAPEYAMTGQLTVKSDVYSFGVVFLELITGRKAIDSTRPHGEQNLVTWARPLFNDRRKFSKLADPRLQGRYPMRGLYQALAVASMCIQEQAAARPLIGDVVTALSYLANQAHDTNNASIGNNKGTGDEKRNRDDKGGRILKNDEGGGSGRRWDLEGSEKDDSPRETARMLNRDLDRERAVAEAKMWGENLREKRRQSVQGSFDASNA is encoded by the exons ATGGGTTGTTTTTCGTGTTTCGATTCCAAGGAGGATGAGAAGTTGAATCCTAATCAGCATCAACATCAGGAaacccatcatcatcatcacgaTCATAATAATATTTCTAGATTGCCCTCTTCCGGACCCTCTG GAGGAGTGGAGAAGCTGCGGTCAACAAGTAATGGATCTTCCAAAAGGGAATTGCAATTGCAATTGCAATTACCTGCTGCTCTCAAAGACGGACCACCTGGCCAAATTGCCGCTCAAACTTTTACTTTCCGTGAACTTGCCGCTGCTACCAAAAACTTCAGGCCTCAGTCCTTTTTAGGGGAAGGTGGTTTCGGAAGGGTCTACAAGGGACGCCTCGAAACCACGGGTCAG GCTGTTGCTGTTAAACAGTTGGACAGAAACGGTCTCCAGGGTAATCGGGAGTTCCTTGTCGAGGTTCTCATGCTCAGTCTTCTACACAGCCCTAACCTTGTCAGTCTCATTGGATACTGTGCCGATGGCGACCAACGCCTCCTAGTTTATGAATTTATGCCATTGGGATCGTTGGAAGACCATCTTCACG ATCTCCCTGCGGATAAGGAACCATTAGATTGGAACACTAGAATGAAAATAGCTGCTGGTGCCGCAAAAGGATTGGAATACCTACATGACAAGGCAAATCCTCCAGTAATTTACAGGGACTTCAAGTCATCTAATATATTACTTGATGAAGGTTATCATCCAAAGCTTTCTGACTTTGGTTTGGCTAAGCTTGGTCCTGTTGGGGACAAATCACATGTTTCCACTCGTGTCATGGGAACTTATGGTTACTGTGCTCCTGAATATGCTATGACTGGACAACTAACTGTAAAATCAGATGTATATAGTTTTGGTGTAGTCTTTTTGGAGCTAATTACTGGCCGTAAAGCCATTGACAGCACCCGCCCCCATGGAGAACAAAACCTTGTCACATGG GCACGGCCTTTGTTCAATGACCGTAGGAAGTTTTCAAAGTTGGCAGATCCACGGTTGCAGGGGCGGTATCCCATGCGAGGTCTTTACCAAGCTCTAGCTGTGGCATCAATGTGCATTCAAGAGCAGGCAGCTGCACGTCCTCTGATTGGGGATGTGGTGACAGCCCTCTCTTATCTTGCCAACCAGGCACATGATACCAACAATGCTAGTATTGGTAATAATAAGGGAACTGGTGATGAGAAAAGGAATAGAGATGATAAAGGTGgaagaatattaaaaaatgatgaagGTGGAGGATCTGGACGCAGATGGGATTTGGAAGGATCTGAGAAAGATGACTCCCCACGTGAAACTGCAAGGATGTTAAACAGGGATCTTGATAGAGAACGTGCTGTGGCTGAAGCCAAGATGTGGGGAGAGAACTTAAGAGAAAAAAGACGACAGAGTGTGCAGGGCAGTTTTGATGCTTCTAATGCCTAG